A stretch of Lentibacillus sp. JNUCC-1 DNA encodes these proteins:
- a CDS encoding type II secretion system F family protein encodes MNLAVSILYSLAVLSLLFWLYFYLGYRKHRKEWTQQVRQWYPEEKRKSFISKWGDKFDEREGAQKLRNKLQSANLGLLPSEYIGILVVGYLLLFVVFFTIFNMVANLSMILPLGIVIASHYLLFYFRKNNYELRFNEQLAEICRLLANSARSGLTINQGIDLIAREVSAPAGPEFSRISNELKLGVSLEVALRSVQKRNKSRDFNLFIATLLIQKKTGGNLATTLDTMANTFEDRKVLTQTIKTMTSEQRYISLVIPIMPIFLLLIMNNVIDGFIEPLWSGFGLVILFLFLGVITLATLLIRKITDIKV; translated from the coding sequence ATGAATCTGGCCGTATCTATACTTTATAGTCTTGCCGTCTTATCCCTTCTGTTTTGGCTCTATTTCTATCTTGGCTATCGTAAGCACCGAAAAGAGTGGACACAGCAAGTGAGGCAATGGTACCCCGAGGAAAAAAGAAAAAGCTTCATCAGTAAATGGGGGGATAAGTTCGACGAGCGTGAAGGCGCACAAAAGCTGCGAAACAAACTGCAAAGTGCGAATCTGGGTCTTTTGCCCTCAGAGTATATCGGAATTTTAGTCGTCGGTTATCTCTTATTGTTTGTTGTTTTCTTCACCATTTTTAATATGGTAGCCAATTTGAGTATGATCCTGCCGCTCGGTATTGTTATTGCATCGCACTACCTATTATTTTATTTCAGAAAAAACAACTACGAACTGAGGTTTAACGAACAACTGGCTGAAATTTGCCGCTTACTTGCCAATTCGGCACGGTCGGGACTCACGATCAACCAGGGGATTGACTTGATTGCCCGAGAGGTTTCCGCACCGGCGGGTCCAGAGTTTAGCAGGATTTCGAACGAACTAAAGCTTGGTGTTTCGCTTGAAGTTGCCCTTAGATCTGTGCAAAAGCGTAATAAATCGAGGGATTTCAACTTATTTATAGCCACATTATTGATTCAGAAAAAGACGGGCGGAAATTTGGCCACAACGCTTGATACAATGGCCAATACATTCGAAGACCGCAAAGTACTGACGCAGACTATTAAAACCATGACCTCTGAGCAGCGGTATATATCTTTAGTTATTCCAATTATGCCGATTTTCTTGTTGCTTATTATGAACAACGTTATTGATGGTTTTATTGAGCCCCTTTGGTCAGGTTTTGGGCTCGTTATATTGTTCCTATTTCTGGGGGTCATTACACTGGCAACATTGCTCATTAGAAAAATAACGGATATCAAGGTGTAG
- a CDS encoding vWA domain-containing protein: protein MADALKQAEDALKEFDTAHNTNLIYVVSDGVETCDGDPVQVAKSLSESNAQPIINIIGFNVDTDAQKQLKQMADVSGGIFSTADNQKQLEEEFNRAEKVLEAWEAWKKMLLKMLIAWRSTVNLTF from the coding sequence TTGGCAGACGCTCTAAAACAGGCTGAAGATGCGCTTAAAGAATTTGATACCGCACATAACACAAATTTAATTTATGTTGTGAGCGATGGCGTTGAAACATGTGATGGTGATCCAGTGCAAGTTGCTAAATCATTAAGCGAATCAAATGCTCAGCCCATTATAAATATCATAGGCTTTAATGTGGATACCGATGCTCAAAAACAACTGAAACAAATGGCGGATGTATCAGGAGGAATATTTTCAACAGCAGATAACCAAAAGCAACTTGAGGAAGAGTTTAATCGTGCAGAAAAAGTTTTAGAAGCATGGGAAGCATGGAAAAAGATGCTCTTAAAGATGTTGATAGCATGGAGGTCCACAGTCAATTTGACATTTTAA
- a CDS encoding type II secretion system F family protein → MDALIILSIIAFWFCIVLFLKHFWSFLQEKRTVLHHVSEVTATDPFEKKIKKRNKRAAVFHRITTYADDFSDLGQRINFFSENHDVEEWLRKSGNPLKLTVERFQGLKIFLFLVGAFAGALALVIGFPFAQYILAFGPLLGYFLPIILVRREAKKRQERLRADLPDFLDTVSTSVQAGVSLDQALKEVIRHFDGPIREEFSRFNQEIELGVPRERAYRELLRRNDNQEFQSLIKALLQGMNLGVPIATTFKIQAEDMRQIREEQVKELAAKASPKVTLVTTFLIAPVSILMIAGLMIMNMLMGENSIFNMF, encoded by the coding sequence ATGGACGCGCTTATCATACTTTCAATCATCGCATTTTGGTTTTGTATCGTTTTGTTTTTAAAACATTTCTGGTCATTTCTACAGGAAAAACGTACAGTTCTGCACCATGTTTCAGAAGTCACAGCCACAGATCCTTTCGAAAAGAAAATTAAAAAACGCAACAAACGTGCAGCCGTATTTCACAGAATCACCACATACGCGGACGATTTCTCGGATCTTGGTCAGCGCATTAATTTTTTCAGTGAAAATCATGATGTTGAAGAATGGCTGCGAAAATCAGGCAACCCGTTGAAATTGACAGTTGAGAGATTCCAAGGTTTAAAGATCTTCTTGTTTCTCGTAGGCGCTTTTGCTGGCGCCCTTGCACTTGTCATCGGGTTCCCGTTTGCACAATATATTTTAGCGTTTGGCCCACTATTGGGATACTTCTTACCTATTATTCTAGTAAGGAGGGAGGCTAAAAAGCGCCAGGAAAGGTTAAGAGCTGACTTGCCAGATTTTCTTGATACGGTCAGTACAAGTGTTCAGGCAGGCGTCAGTCTCGATCAAGCATTAAAGGAGGTGATTCGTCACTTTGATGGTCCCATTCGTGAAGAGTTCTCCAGGTTCAACCAGGAAATTGAATTGGGCGTTCCAAGAGAAAGAGCGTACAGGGAATTGTTGCGTCGAAATGACAATCAAGAATTTCAATCGTTGATTAAAGCCCTGCTCCAGGGTATGAATCTCGGTGTACCGATCGCTACAACATTTAAGATTCAAGCCGAGGACATGAGACAGATTCGTGAAGAGCAGGTTAAAGAACTGGCGGCCAAAGCATCGCCAAAGGTTACACTCGTCACAACGTTTTTAATCGCCCCAGTCTCCATCTTAATGATCGCAGGATTGATGATCATGAACATGTTGATGGGTGAAAACAGTATTTTTAATATGTTTTAA